From the genome of Vigna angularis cultivar LongXiaoDou No.4 chromosome 11, ASM1680809v1, whole genome shotgun sequence, one region includes:
- the LOC108333416 gene encoding pentatricopeptide repeat-containing protein At1g11900: MNTNVVISFQLRRMLGGATTGGFSLIKLPLFRFRFNLSLPLSTIIRFPDYSTEASPGIKIVTKEDLKEFLAAVKNTPASSANVYSYTDKVLNILNDKNIVVSLDAYNLILEEASHDIDLTCQVFKKLLLSCKSPSATSCLKFAKAFTKENDCVELIRFLEEISEIMSSSTSSSFINKIIFAFAKCGQKDKSLVIFDHLRRQRYGPDLVTYNIVLDILGHMGRVDEMLNVFSSIKDTGLIPDTVSYNTLMNGLRKVGRFDMCFVYYKEMTDNGIEPDLLTYTVLIEIFGRSGSVEESLKYFKEMKKKGILPSVFIYRSLIQNLNKTGKVELAKELLEELNSSSTRLAGPEDFKRKTRQRNTLKF, from the exons atgAACACAAACGTGGTAATCTCATTTCAGCTGCGAAGGATGTTAGGAGGAGCAACAACAGGAGGCTTTTCATTGATTAAACTTCCTCTGTTCCGCTTTCGCTTCAATCTCTCCCTTCCTCTTTCAACAATCATTCG TTTTCCGGATTATTCAACAGAGGCATCTCCTGGCATAAAGATAGTGACAAAGGAAGATCTGAAAGAATTTCTTGCCGCAGTCAAAAATACACCAGCATCCAGTGCGAATGTCTATTCATATACCGATAAAGTGCTAAATATTTTAAACGATAAGAACATTGTCGTTTCCCTTGATGCCTATAATCTCATATTAGAGGAGGCAAGTCACGACATTGACCTTACTTGTCAAGTTTTCAAGAAATTATTATTGTCCTGTAAATCCCCAAGTGCAACCTCGTGCCTTAAGTTTGCCAAGGCTTTCacaaaagaaaatgattgtGTGGAGCTAATCAGATTTCTTGAGGAAATATCAGAGATAATGTCTTCAAGCACATCATCATCCTTCATCAACAAGATCATTTTTGCCTTTGCCAAATGTGGGCAGAAAGATAAATCCTTGGTGATATTTGATCATCTTAGAAGACAGAGGTATGGTCCGGATTTGGTCACATACAATATTGTTCTAGATATCTTGGGTCACATGGGCCGTGTGGATGAAATGCTTAATGTGTTTTCATCCATAAAGGATACTGGTCTCATCCCGGATACAGTTTCTTACAATACTCTAATGAATGGCTTGCGGAAGGTTGGAAGATTTGATATGTGCTTTGTGTATTATAAGGAAATGACCGATAACGGGATTGAACCAGATCTGCTTACATATACTGTACTAATTGAGATTTTTGGCCGGTCAGGAAGTGTTGAGGAGTCTTTGAAATACTTCAAGGAGATGAAAAAGAAGGGGATTCTTCCTTCGGTATTTATCTATAGATCACTAATccagaatttaaataaaacaggGAAGGTTGAGTTGGCAAAAGAACTTTTAGAGGAGTTGAATTCATCGTCAACTCGTCTAGCTGGTCCCGAAGATTTCAAGCGGAAAACTAGACAAAGAaacactttaaaattttaa